A section of the Pimelobacter simplex genome encodes:
- a CDS encoding SDR family oxidoreductase: MPQRRAARPEEVAAAVGWLLSGAASYVNGVVLPVDGGSCVVDPGTLALDPRVTVDLTGG; this comes from the coding sequence GTGCCGCAGCGGCGGGCGGCCCGGCCCGAGGAGGTCGCGGCGGCCGTCGGCTGGCTGCTGTCGGGGGCGGCGTCGTACGTGAACGGGGTGGTGCTGCCCGTCGACGGCGGCTCGTGCGTCGTCGATCCCGGCACGCTCGCGCTCGACCCGCGGGTCACCGTCGACCTGACGGGCGGCTGA
- a CDS encoding TetR/AcrR family transcriptional regulator, whose protein sequence is MTGSSRAEATRARLLEAAVTAFSEKGFHGTTTRDIAGAAGMSPAAVYVHHKSKEELLFLISREGHQSALDIIRAARATTADPVAQLAAVARAFAEFHAHHHTVARILNYELAALSEEHRASIDELRTGIDQELRTLVRDGVAAGVFDAPDPALAATALASMGVDIARWYREDGEWTPTQIGDYYADLALRLVGAAG, encoded by the coding sequence ATGACCGGCTCGTCGCGTGCCGAGGCCACCCGGGCCCGGCTGCTCGAGGCCGCCGTCACGGCCTTCTCCGAGAAGGGCTTCCACGGCACCACCACCCGCGACATCGCGGGCGCGGCGGGGATGAGCCCGGCGGCGGTCTACGTGCACCACAAGTCCAAGGAGGAGCTGCTCTTCCTCATCTCGCGCGAGGGCCACCAGTCCGCGCTCGACATCATCCGCGCGGCCCGCGCCACCACGGCCGACCCGGTCGCGCAGCTGGCGGCCGTGGCCCGCGCGTTCGCGGAGTTCCACGCCCACCACCACACGGTCGCGCGGATCCTCAACTACGAGCTCGCCGCGCTCAGCGAGGAGCACCGGGCGAGCATCGACGAGCTCCGCACCGGCATCGACCAGGAGCTGCGCACCCTGGTGCGCGACGGTGTCGCGGCCGGCGTCTTCGACGCCCCCGACCCGGCCCTGGCCGCGACGGCGCTCGCCTCGATGGGCGTCGACATCGCGCGGTGGTACCGCGAGGACGGCGAGTGGACCCCGACCCAGATCGGCGACTACTACGCCGATCTCGCGCTGCGCCTGGTGGGCGCGGCGGGCTGA
- a CDS encoding ABC-F family ATP-binding cassette domain-containing protein has product MSATLVTKDLAGGHAHRTLFESLDLTVAPGDVVGVVGANGAGKTTLLRILAGDLAPLDGVVSTAPSDAFVGWLPQEHERIAGESVGQYVARRTGATAATEAMEQAAAELGTGEDPRTADAYAHSLDHWLASGAPDLDERLPPVLADLGLDVGPDALMTSLSGGQAARTALAVLMLSRFDLVLLDEPTNDLDLAGLDRLEDFVRGLRAGVVLVSHDREFLSRVVTRVVELDLAQHQVAVYDGGYDAFLEERAIARRHAREAYEEFADKKADLVRRARVQREWSSQGVRNAMRKSPDNDKVRRRAQSESSEKQAQKVRQMESRIARLEEVEEPRKEWELRFSIAAAPRSSSVVATLDEVTAQLGSFAFGPVSLQVSAGDRIGIVGPNGAGKTTLLRLLLGRLAPDTGRAALGASVAVGEIDQARTGLDDDLPLGTAFETAMPDLAPADVRTLLAKFGLKADQVTSLVGRLSPGERTRAAMALLQARGVNLLVLDEPTNHLDLPAIEQLEEALDSYDGALLLVTHDRRLLDNVRLDQRWQVDEGRVAAVQPA; this is encoded by the coding sequence ATGAGCGCGACCCTCGTCACCAAGGACCTTGCCGGGGGCCACGCTCACCGCACCCTCTTCGAGTCCCTCGACCTGACGGTCGCGCCGGGCGACGTGGTGGGGGTGGTCGGCGCCAACGGCGCCGGCAAGACCACCCTGCTGCGGATCCTCGCCGGTGACCTGGCGCCGCTCGACGGCGTCGTCTCGACCGCGCCCTCCGACGCCTTCGTCGGCTGGCTCCCGCAGGAGCACGAACGCATCGCGGGGGAGAGCGTCGGCCAGTACGTCGCCCGCCGCACGGGCGCCACGGCCGCGACCGAGGCGATGGAGCAGGCCGCGGCGGAGCTGGGCACCGGCGAGGATCCCAGGACCGCCGACGCCTACGCCCACAGCCTCGACCACTGGCTGGCCAGTGGCGCGCCCGACCTCGACGAGCGGCTTCCGCCGGTGCTGGCGGACCTCGGGCTGGACGTCGGTCCCGACGCCCTGATGACCTCGCTGTCCGGCGGTCAGGCCGCGCGCACCGCGCTGGCGGTGCTGATGCTGAGCCGCTTCGACCTGGTGCTCCTCGACGAGCCGACCAACGACCTCGACCTCGCCGGGCTCGACCGCCTCGAGGACTTCGTGCGGGGACTCCGCGCGGGCGTCGTCCTGGTCTCCCACGACCGCGAGTTCCTCTCCCGGGTGGTGACCCGCGTCGTCGAGCTCGACCTCGCCCAGCACCAGGTCGCCGTGTACGACGGCGGCTACGACGCGTTCCTCGAGGAGCGGGCCATCGCGCGGCGCCACGCGCGGGAGGCCTACGAGGAGTTCGCGGACAAGAAGGCCGACCTGGTCCGGCGCGCCCGGGTCCAGCGGGAGTGGAGCTCCCAGGGCGTGCGCAACGCGATGCGGAAGTCGCCCGACAACGACAAGGTCCGGCGCCGGGCGCAGTCGGAGTCGTCGGAGAAGCAGGCCCAGAAGGTCCGCCAGATGGAGTCGCGGATCGCGCGCCTGGAGGAGGTCGAGGAGCCGCGCAAGGAGTGGGAGCTGCGCTTCTCGATCGCCGCCGCGCCGCGGTCGAGCTCCGTGGTCGCCACCCTCGACGAGGTCACCGCACAGCTCGGCTCCTTCGCCTTCGGCCCGGTGTCGCTCCAGGTCAGCGCCGGCGACCGGATCGGCATCGTCGGGCCCAACGGCGCGGGCAAGACGACGCTGCTGCGGCTCCTCCTGGGCCGGCTGGCTCCGGACACGGGCCGGGCCGCCCTGGGCGCGTCGGTCGCGGTTGGTGAGATCGACCAGGCACGCACCGGACTCGACGACGACCTGCCCCTCGGGACGGCGTTCGAGACGGCCATGCCGGACCTCGCGCCGGCCGACGTACGCACGCTGCTGGCGAAGTTCGGGCTCAAGGCAGACCAGGTCACGAGCCTCGTCGGCCGGCTCTCGCCCGGCGAGCGGACCCGTGCGGCGATGGCGCTCCTGCAGGCCCGCGGGGTCAACCTCCTCGTCCTCGACGAGCCCACCAACCACCTCGACCTGCCGGCGATCGAGCAGCTCGAGGAGGCCCTCGACTCCTACGACGGCGCGCTGCTGCTGGTCACCCACGACCGCAGGCTGCTCGACAACGTGCGCCTCGACCAGCGCTGGCAGGTCGACGAGGGTCGCGTCGCCGCGGTCCAGCCGGCCTGA
- a CDS encoding fumarylacetoacetate hydrolase family protein has translation MTTEYRRILLDGNAVDVRRDGELLVAGDGRTVAIADATHLPPVTPSKIVCVHLNYASRVAEMLTTLPPAPTYFHKPVSALNAHESAVVRPQGCKWLNYEGEIAIVIGRTARNIAPEEAGEYIRGYSIGNDYGLHDFRDTDSGSMLRVKGADTLCPIGPGIVEGWDFRDKRIRTLVNGEVRQDGSTSEMKWDMHYLVADIARTITLQPGDILLSGTPAISRTVYPGDVVEVEVEGLGTLRNHIVEGPTPVRRDVGAQPTESEEVLSTAQGGDWEFRGIRKPDLSNTH, from the coding sequence ATGACCACCGAGTACCGCCGGATCCTGCTCGACGGCAACGCGGTCGACGTACGACGCGACGGCGAGCTGCTCGTCGCGGGCGACGGCCGCACGGTCGCGATCGCCGACGCGACGCACCTGCCGCCGGTCACGCCGAGCAAGATCGTCTGCGTCCACCTCAACTACGCCTCGCGCGTCGCGGAGATGCTGACCACACTGCCGCCGGCGCCGACGTACTTCCACAAGCCGGTGTCGGCGCTCAACGCGCACGAGTCGGCCGTCGTCCGGCCGCAGGGGTGCAAGTGGCTCAACTACGAGGGCGAGATCGCCATCGTGATCGGCCGCACGGCGCGCAACATCGCGCCGGAGGAGGCGGGGGAGTACATCCGCGGCTACTCGATCGGCAACGACTACGGCCTGCACGACTTCCGCGACACCGACTCCGGCTCGATGCTGCGGGTCAAGGGCGCCGACACGCTCTGCCCGATCGGGCCGGGCATCGTCGAGGGCTGGGACTTCCGGGACAAGCGGATCCGCACGCTCGTCAACGGTGAGGTCCGCCAGGACGGCAGCACCAGCGAGATGAAGTGGGACATGCACTACCTCGTCGCCGACATCGCGCGCACGATCACGCTCCAGCCCGGTGACATCCTGCTGTCCGGTACGCCGGCGATCTCGCGCACCGTCTATCCCGGCGACGTCGTCGAGGTCGAGGTCGAGGGCCTCGGCACGCTGCGCAACCACATCGTCGAGGGCCCGACGCCGGTCCGCAGAGACGTCGGTGCGCAGCCGACCGAGAGCGAGGAGGTCCTCTCGACCGCCCAGGGCGGCGACTGGGAGTTCCGCGGCATCCGCAAGCCCGACCTGTCGAACACCCACTGA
- a CDS encoding type 1 glutamine amidotransferase, whose protein sequence is MSAGTKRLLVIGHDYLATSGAIEGRFAERGYEVESIRVVPSDRFDDPGVDVDFPDPRDYDAVLVLGARWGVDGDEVASWVKPELELLHTADEAEVPVLGICFGGQMLAQAHGGSVGRSPVPEIGPHVVSGEPAVAGIWTQWHYDRFVPPADATVIGVNAAAPQAFVLRRNLAVQFHPEVDADSVAAWMADGGAADARDQGLDPDVLLNHIRSLDDDIRVRAAALADYFLDVVAVGR, encoded by the coding sequence ATGAGCGCCGGGACCAAGCGGCTGCTGGTGATCGGGCACGACTACCTGGCGACGTCCGGGGCGATCGAGGGCCGCTTCGCCGAGCGCGGGTACGAGGTGGAGAGCATCCGCGTGGTGCCCTCCGACCGCTTCGACGACCCCGGTGTGGACGTCGACTTCCCGGACCCGCGCGACTACGACGCCGTCCTCGTGCTCGGTGCCCGGTGGGGTGTCGACGGCGACGAGGTCGCGTCGTGGGTCAAGCCCGAGCTCGAGCTGCTGCACACCGCGGACGAGGCCGAGGTCCCCGTCCTCGGTATCTGCTTCGGCGGCCAGATGCTCGCCCAGGCCCACGGCGGGTCGGTCGGCCGGTCGCCCGTGCCCGAGATCGGCCCCCACGTGGTGTCGGGAGAGCCGGCCGTGGCCGGGATCTGGACGCAGTGGCACTACGACCGGTTCGTCCCGCCGGCGGACGCGACGGTGATCGGCGTCAACGCCGCGGCACCCCAGGCCTTCGTGCTGCGGCGCAACCTGGCGGTGCAGTTCCACCCCGAGGTCGACGCCGACAGCGTCGCCGCGTGGATGGCGGACGGCGGCGCCGCGGACGCCCGCGACCAGGGCCTCGACCCGGACGTGCTGCTCAACCACATCCGCTCGCTCGACGACGACATCCGGGTCCGGGCCGCGGCGCTCGCCGACTACTTCCTCGACGTGGTCGCCGTGGGCCGATGA
- a CDS encoding SDR family oxidoreductase translates to MSTRFEGRTAIVTGASRGIGLAIAERLVADGARVVITGRGQEALDEAVATLGGPAHALGVAGKADDAAHRADTVRQAIATFGSADLLVNNTGINPTYGPMIELDLDVARKVVEVNCIAALAWAQEVHAAWTKEHGGAIVNVSSVAGVKPAPGIGIYGASKAMLISITELLAVELGPGVRVNAVAPAVVKTKFATALYEGREAEVSAQYPLKRLGEPDDIGSVVSFLLSGDAAWMTGQTLVVDGGVTLTGGVE, encoded by the coding sequence GTGAGCACCAGATTCGAGGGCAGGACGGCGATCGTCACCGGCGCGAGCCGGGGGATCGGACTCGCGATCGCCGAGCGGCTCGTCGCCGACGGCGCGCGGGTGGTCATCACCGGGCGCGGCCAGGAGGCGCTGGACGAGGCCGTCGCGACGCTCGGCGGCCCCGCGCACGCGCTCGGCGTGGCCGGCAAGGCCGACGACGCCGCGCACCGCGCGGACACGGTGCGCCAGGCGATCGCGACCTTCGGCAGTGCCGACCTCCTCGTCAACAACACCGGCATCAACCCCACCTACGGCCCGATGATCGAGCTCGACCTCGACGTCGCCCGCAAGGTCGTCGAGGTCAACTGCATCGCCGCCCTGGCCTGGGCCCAGGAGGTGCACGCCGCCTGGACCAAGGAGCACGGCGGCGCGATCGTCAACGTCTCCTCGGTGGCCGGGGTCAAGCCGGCGCCCGGCATCGGGATCTACGGCGCCAGCAAGGCCATGCTCATCTCCATCACCGAGCTCCTGGCCGTCGAGCTCGGCCCCGGCGTCCGCGTCAACGCGGTCGCCCCGGCCGTGGTCAAGACCAAGTTCGCCACGGCGCTCTACGAGGGTCGCGAGGCCGAGGTCTCCGCGCAGTACCCCCTCAAGCGGCTCGGCGAGCCCGACGACATCGGCAGCGTCGTGTCCTTCCTGCTCTCCGGCGACGCCGCCTGGATGACCGGCCAGACCCTCGTCGTCGACGGCGGCGTCACCCTCACCGGAGGCGTCGAGTGA
- a CDS encoding TIGR03619 family F420-dependent LLM class oxidoreductase: MPAPRMLMILSENWTLTDGRSLGDLVTWARTAEDAGFDSVMISEHVVLGPDASDKGVMGNPRDYAMPGNQDPLMPWPHSLTLFSAIAAVTSRIRLVGAAVLAPLRHPLMLARELGTLDLLSEGRLVVQPSVSWSKDEYAALGVPFRERGRILDEQLEVMNLVFTQSPATHHGRYFDFEDIYLEPKAFRPEGPRMWFGGQKAHGAVVDRLARYGHGFHPLGRPTEEDLRVVREAMAAAGRDAADLEMVGGVRYRFPDDRSLADLGESMDSIPAQLDQGFTTFCIKPSMYIDDASGMENFCRDVMKRAEAMGR, encoded by the coding sequence GTGCCCGCACCCCGCATGCTGATGATCCTCAGCGAGAACTGGACCCTCACCGACGGCCGCAGTCTCGGCGACCTCGTCACCTGGGCCCGGACCGCCGAGGACGCCGGCTTCGACTCGGTGATGATCTCCGAGCACGTCGTGCTCGGCCCGGACGCCAGCGACAAGGGCGTGATGGGCAACCCGCGCGACTACGCGATGCCCGGCAACCAGGACCCGCTGATGCCCTGGCCGCACTCGCTGACGCTGTTCTCGGCGATCGCCGCGGTCACGTCGCGGATCCGGCTCGTCGGTGCCGCTGTGCTCGCGCCGCTGCGCCACCCGCTGATGCTCGCCCGCGAGCTCGGCACCCTCGACCTGCTCTCCGAGGGCCGGCTCGTCGTCCAGCCCAGCGTGAGCTGGAGCAAGGACGAGTACGCCGCGCTCGGCGTCCCGTTCCGCGAGCGTGGCCGGATCCTCGACGAGCAGCTCGAGGTGATGAACCTGGTCTTCACGCAGTCGCCGGCCACCCACCACGGGCGCTACTTCGACTTCGAGGACATCTACCTGGAGCCGAAGGCGTTCCGCCCCGAGGGGCCGCGGATGTGGTTCGGCGGGCAGAAGGCGCACGGCGCCGTCGTCGACCGCCTCGCGCGGTACGGCCACGGCTTCCACCCGCTGGGCAGGCCGACCGAAGAGGACCTGCGCGTCGTCCGCGAGGCGATGGCCGCGGCCGGGCGCGACGCTGCCGACCTGGAGATGGTGGGCGGCGTCCGGTACCGGTTCCCCGACGACCGCTCCCTGGCCGACCTGGGGGAGTCGATGGACTCGATCCCGGCACAGCTCGACCAGGGTTTCACGACCTTCTGCATCAAGCCGTCGATGTACATCGACGATGCTTCGGGGATGGAGAACTTCTGCAGGGACGTCATGAAGCGCGCCGAGGCGATGGGCCGATGA
- a CDS encoding phosphotransferase family protein: MNPPGLDLDRLGAWLSAEVLGAGAQLSAELVAGGKSNLTFVVSDGTQDWIVRRPPLGHVLATAHDMGREYRVMSALQDTGVPVPRTFAFCSDPEVIGADFYVMERCAGVPYRRAFELEPLGAERTRGISERLVDTLLALHAVDPADVGLGDFGRPEGFLGRQVGRWRKQLDASYTRDLPAADELHRRLAASVPPESPTGIVHGDYRLDNVLVDSTDGRDRATAVLDWEMATLGDPLTDLALMLTYHQLATEIGEAVADASEAPGFLGEDEIVARYAAGSDRDLSRFGWYRGLAAFKLAAILEGIHYRFLAGQTVGEGFAGIGEAIHPLLDAGLAALKEND; encoded by the coding sequence GTGAACCCCCCGGGCCTCGACCTCGACCGCCTCGGCGCCTGGCTGTCCGCCGAGGTGCTCGGCGCTGGCGCACAGCTGAGCGCCGAGCTCGTCGCGGGCGGCAAGTCCAACCTGACCTTCGTCGTCTCCGACGGCACCCAGGACTGGATCGTGCGCCGCCCGCCGCTGGGTCACGTGCTGGCGACCGCGCACGACATGGGGCGCGAGTACCGCGTGATGTCGGCGCTGCAGGACACCGGCGTCCCGGTGCCGCGCACGTTCGCGTTCTGCTCCGACCCCGAGGTGATCGGCGCGGACTTCTACGTCATGGAGCGGTGCGCCGGGGTGCCCTACCGCCGCGCCTTCGAGCTCGAGCCGCTCGGCGCGGAGCGCACCCGCGGCATCTCCGAGCGTCTCGTCGACACCCTGCTCGCGCTCCACGCGGTCGACCCGGCGGACGTCGGGCTCGGCGACTTCGGCCGCCCCGAGGGCTTCCTCGGGCGCCAGGTCGGACGCTGGCGCAAGCAGCTCGACGCGTCGTACACGCGGGACCTGCCGGCCGCCGACGAGCTGCACCGCCGGCTTGCTGCCAGCGTGCCGCCCGAGTCGCCGACCGGGATCGTGCACGGCGACTACCGCCTCGACAACGTGCTCGTCGACAGCACCGACGGGCGCGACCGTGCGACCGCCGTCCTGGACTGGGAGATGGCCACGCTCGGAGATCCCCTCACCGACCTCGCGCTGATGCTGACCTACCACCAGCTCGCCACCGAGATCGGCGAGGCCGTCGCCGACGCCTCCGAGGCGCCGGGCTTCCTGGGCGAGGACGAGATCGTCGCCCGGTACGCCGCCGGCAGCGACCGCGACCTGTCCCGCTTCGGCTGGTACCGCGGCCTCGCGGCGTTCAAGCTCGCCGCGATCCTCGAAGGCATCCACTACCGCTTCCTCGCCGGCCAGACCGTCGGCGAGGGCTTCGCCGGGATCGGCGAGGCCATCCACCCCCTGCTCGATGCCGGCCTGGCCGCACTGAAGGAGAACGACTGA
- a CDS encoding acyl-CoA dehydrogenase family protein, which produces MDFGFDARTEELRATLLDFMDSHVHPAEAVFHDQLAALDDRWAWDSTPVMVELRAEARRRGLWNLFHPGEEGAGLTNLQYAVMAEISGRSIHLAPAAMNCAAPDTGNMEVLSQFGTPEQKAQWLEPLLAGEIRSAFAMTEPDVASSDATNIEMSIVRDGDEYVLNGRKWWITGAMNPNCTIFIVMGKTDPVAERHRQQSMVLVPRDTPGLEVVRGMEVYGYDDHEHGGHAELRFTDVRIPVSNLIGEEGGGFGIAQARLGPGRIHHCMRSIGIAERAIEMMCERADARVAFGKPLADQGVVRGWIAESRVRLEQLRLLVLKTAWLMDTVGNKGAHTEIQAIKIATPETVQWILDKAIQLHGAGGLSQDLPLANMYAGIRTLRFADGPDEVHKNALARTELRRQAAAREAR; this is translated from the coding sequence ATGGACTTCGGATTCGACGCCCGTACCGAGGAGCTCCGGGCCACGCTGCTCGACTTCATGGACTCCCACGTGCACCCGGCCGAGGCGGTCTTCCACGACCAGCTCGCCGCGCTCGACGACCGCTGGGCCTGGGACTCGACGCCCGTCATGGTCGAGCTGCGCGCCGAGGCGCGCCGCCGCGGCCTGTGGAACCTCTTCCACCCGGGCGAGGAGGGCGCCGGCCTGACCAACCTCCAGTACGCCGTGATGGCCGAGATCTCGGGCCGCAGCATCCACCTGGCCCCGGCCGCGATGAACTGCGCCGCCCCCGACACCGGCAACATGGAGGTGCTCTCGCAGTTCGGCACCCCGGAGCAGAAGGCGCAGTGGCTCGAGCCCCTGCTCGCCGGCGAGATCCGCTCGGCGTTCGCGATGACCGAGCCCGACGTGGCGTCCTCCGACGCGACCAACATCGAGATGTCGATCGTGCGCGACGGCGACGAGTACGTCCTCAACGGCCGCAAGTGGTGGATCACCGGCGCGATGAACCCCAACTGCACGATCTTCATCGTCATGGGCAAGACCGACCCGGTCGCCGAGCGGCACCGCCAGCAGTCGATGGTCCTCGTCCCGCGCGACACCCCGGGGCTCGAGGTCGTGCGCGGCATGGAGGTCTACGGGTACGACGACCACGAGCACGGCGGCCACGCCGAGCTGCGGTTCACCGACGTCCGGATCCCGGTCAGCAACCTGATCGGCGAGGAGGGGGGCGGCTTCGGCATCGCCCAGGCCCGCCTCGGTCCCGGCCGGATCCACCACTGCATGCGGTCGATCGGCATCGCCGAGCGCGCCATCGAGATGATGTGCGAGCGGGCCGACGCGCGGGTCGCCTTCGGCAAGCCGCTTGCCGACCAGGGCGTCGTCCGCGGCTGGATCGCGGAGTCGCGGGTGCGCCTGGAGCAGCTGCGCCTGCTCGTGCTCAAGACCGCGTGGCTGATGGACACCGTCGGCAACAAGGGCGCGCACACCGAGATCCAGGCGATCAAGATCGCCACCCCCGAGACCGTCCAGTGGATCCTCGACAAGGCGATCCAGCTGCACGGCGCCGGCGGTCTCTCGCAGGACCTCCCGCTCGCCAACATGTACGCCGGCATCCGCACCCTGCGCTTCGCCGACGGCCCCGACGAGGTGCACAAGAACGCCCTCGCGCGCACCGAGCTGCGCCGCCAGGCGGCGGCCCGCGAGGCGCGCTGA
- a CDS encoding class I SAM-dependent methyltransferase, which produces MPTTDYDEFAEAYAADNEVNLLNGHYERPAVLDLLGEVAGRRVLDAGCGAGPLSAALRDRGATITGFDLSAAMIALARRRLGEDADLRVADLADPLPYPDAAFDDVVASLVLHYLEDWTGPLAELRRVLRPGGRLVASVNHPVLYPLLRPEGSYFDVTEFSYDAEHAGRTVTYTNWHRPLQAMTDAFTAAGFRIAVISEPSIATDTPAALIPPDLGQRRRFLSFLFFVLEAC; this is translated from the coding sequence GTGCCGACCACCGACTACGACGAGTTCGCCGAGGCCTACGCGGCGGACAACGAGGTCAACCTCCTCAACGGCCACTACGAGCGCCCGGCGGTGCTCGACCTCCTCGGCGAGGTCGCCGGGCGCCGCGTGCTCGACGCCGGCTGCGGCGCCGGGCCGCTGTCCGCGGCGCTGCGCGACCGGGGGGCGACGATCACCGGCTTCGACCTGAGTGCCGCGATGATCGCGCTGGCCCGGCGGCGGCTGGGCGAGGACGCAGACCTGCGGGTCGCCGACCTCGCCGACCCGCTCCCCTACCCCGACGCGGCGTTCGACGACGTCGTCGCCTCGCTCGTCCTGCACTACCTCGAGGACTGGACCGGTCCCCTCGCGGAGCTGCGGCGGGTGCTGCGCCCCGGCGGACGGCTCGTGGCGTCGGTGAACCACCCGGTCCTCTACCCGCTCCTCCGTCCCGAGGGCTCCTACTTCGACGTCACGGAGTTCTCCTACGACGCCGAGCACGCCGGTCGCACGGTCACCTACACCAACTGGCACCGACCGCTGCAGGCGATGACCGACGCCTTCACCGCCGCCGGCTTCCGGATCGCGGTGATCAGCGAGCCGTCGATCGCGACCGACACCCCGGCCGCCCTGATCCCGCCGGACCTGGGGCAGCGCCGGCGCTTCCTCAGCTTCCTCTTCTTCGTGCTCGAGGCCTGCTGA
- a CDS encoding alkaline phosphatase D family protein, translating to MSDSSLPQRALSRRTLIAGAIGGGAALALASWPDAVAAGAPFVHGVASGDPLPGGIVLWTRVTPSVEAAPGSGVGPDVDVTWEIARDAGFSLVVQQGSAVASAERDHTVHVDVSGLQPATAYFYRFTALGATSRTGRTRTAAAPGSSAPVRFGVVSCANYDWGYFVPYKFLAQRTDLHAILHLGDYVYEYAPGGVLGGYPKNPRNADPLHECTTLADYRVRHGCYKLEPNLQDLHAAHPMVAVWDDHEIANDTWQNGAENHDPATEGDWATRATAGRRAFLEWLPIRHTDPDDWQRINRRLAFGDQVDLWMLDERRFRTQPPKSALLGYVALGSSSSDPDASMIGDDQEHWLVQGLAASTARWKVLGNQVPFFPQVLLPQLPGQITDLLGPALSKKLEEPLLQLYVEDWNGFLAQRQRLVDGMAGIEDVVILTGDVHQSFASEIPARPNRYLLDRRSVAVEYVTPGVASPSLQTMVNQVAPGVGNLLDTVLNTNAALANPWIRWSEGFRTGCLVVEFASDRVQADWFLVDKGTDPNSPIRWAASRQTKAGTRRVTAAARALT from the coding sequence GTGTCCGACTCGTCCCTTCCGCAGCGCGCCCTGTCCCGGCGCACCCTCATCGCCGGCGCCATCGGAGGCGGTGCGGCGCTCGCCCTCGCCTCGTGGCCCGACGCGGTCGCCGCGGGCGCGCCGTTCGTGCACGGCGTCGCGTCCGGCGATCCCCTGCCCGGCGGCATCGTGCTGTGGACCCGGGTCACGCCGTCGGTCGAGGCGGCGCCGGGCTCCGGCGTCGGCCCGGACGTCGACGTCACGTGGGAGATCGCGCGCGACGCCGGCTTCAGCCTCGTCGTCCAGCAGGGCAGCGCCGTCGCCTCCGCCGAGCGCGACCACACCGTGCACGTCGACGTCAGCGGGCTGCAGCCCGCGACGGCGTACTTCTACCGGTTCACCGCGCTGGGCGCGACCTCCCGCACCGGCCGCACCCGTACGGCGGCCGCGCCCGGCTCGTCGGCGCCGGTGCGGTTCGGCGTGGTCTCGTGCGCCAACTACGACTGGGGCTACTTCGTCCCCTACAAGTTCCTCGCCCAGCGCACGGACCTGCACGCGATCCTGCACCTCGGTGACTACGTCTACGAGTACGCCCCGGGCGGCGTCCTCGGCGGCTACCCCAAGAACCCGCGCAACGCCGACCCGCTCCACGAGTGCACGACGCTGGCCGACTACCGCGTGCGGCACGGCTGCTACAAGCTCGAGCCGAACCTCCAGGACCTGCACGCCGCGCACCCCATGGTCGCGGTGTGGGACGACCACGAGATCGCCAACGACACCTGGCAGAACGGCGCGGAGAACCACGATCCCGCCACCGAGGGCGACTGGGCGACCCGGGCCACCGCGGGACGCCGCGCGTTCCTCGAGTGGCTGCCGATCCGGCACACCGACCCCGACGACTGGCAGCGGATCAACCGCCGCCTCGCGTTCGGCGACCAGGTCGACCTCTGGATGCTCGACGAGCGACGGTTCCGCACCCAGCCGCCCAAGAGCGCCCTCCTCGGGTACGTCGCCCTGGGCTCGTCGTCCAGCGACCCCGACGCGTCGATGATCGGCGACGACCAGGAGCACTGGCTGGTCCAGGGCCTGGCCGCCAGCACCGCGCGCTGGAAGGTGCTCGGCAACCAGGTGCCGTTCTTCCCGCAGGTGCTGCTCCCCCAGCTCCCCGGTCAGATCACCGACCTGCTCGGCCCGGCGCTGTCGAAGAAGCTGGAGGAGCCGCTGCTGCAGCTCTACGTCGAGGACTGGAACGGCTTCCTCGCCCAGCGCCAGCGCCTCGTCGACGGCATGGCCGGCATCGAGGACGTCGTGATCCTCACCGGCGACGTGCACCAGAGCTTCGCCAGCGAGATCCCGGCCCGCCCCAACCGCTACCTGCTCGACCGCAGGTCCGTCGCCGTCGAGTACGTCACGCCGGGCGTGGCCTCGCCGTCGCTGCAGACGATGGTCAACCAGGTCGCGCCCGGGGTCGGCAACCTGCTCGACACCGTCCTCAACACCAACGCGGCGCTCGCGAACCCGTGGATCCGCTGGTCCGAGGGCTTCCGGACCGGCTGCCTCGTCGTCGAGTTCGCCAGCGACCGGGTGCAGGCGGACTGGTTCCTCGTCGACAAGGGCACCGACCCGAACAGCCCGATCCGGTGGGCGGCCTCGCGTCAGACGAAGGCCGGGACGCGGCGGGTGACCGCGGCGGCGCGGGCGCTCACCTGA